ctCATTCCTTGTCTAAtactcttcctttctttatatgGCCTGGATTTTTTGCTTATATCCTTTTCCTTCTCACTGAagaatttcttttaacatttcttttaaggcAGGCCTGCTGACAGCAGATTCCCTCAGTTTTTATTTGTCTGAGAAGGCATTTCACCTTCCGATATGAAGGAGAGTTTTGTAGGGTATAGAATTCTAgatgctttttttcccctctcactcTGCTCTCTTCTTGCTTGCATGGTTTCTGAGCAGTCAGATGTAGTCTTACCTCTGCTCCTCTATAGGTAAGTAGTTTTTCTTCTGGCTTCTTTCAAGagtttttatctttgattttctccAGTGTGAATATGATACACATAGGTGTTCTTGTTCTTTTGTCTCTATGGTTTTCAGCATTTATCCTATTTTGGCGTTCTAAGCTTTGTGGCTTGTTGTCTGACATTATTTTGGGAAATTCTGTCATTAATGCTTcatatttttctcctcttcctttcatttttctctggtaACCCCTTACACGTTACACCATTTGTAGTTGTCCCACACTTCTTGGTTATTGTTCCTTTTCCCCCCCAgtattttccctttgtttttccaGTTTGGAAGTTTCTGTTGACGTATCCTCAAGCTCAGAGTCTTAAACTCAGTTATGTCTCATGTAGTAATGAgacaatcaaagacattctttgtttttgttatagGGTTTTTGATCTCTAACATTTCCTTGTTGTTATCTCCTGgaatttccatttctttgcttACATTGCCCACGTGTTAAAAAGAACTGAGGCAGACAGGCCTTCAGTGATGTGGTGGTGTGGTGCAGGGGAGGGAGGTGTCTGCTGTGTGGTTAGGTCTCATATTTTTAAGTGAGCCTGTGCCCTTGCGCTGTGAACTTCACAAGTGCTTCCGAGTGTCCTATTGTCACCCtctgtaaacccccccccccccatttagtGGTACAGGATAGCTGGAGTGGGCTGGAGTTGGGTATTTACCTATTGCCACATGGAAAGCAGGAgggagcccccccccacccccgtcagcTAGGCTCCCCATCCTAGAAGCATAGGGGGTTTTCTCTCATCTGTATTGTGAAAATCTGGTACAGCTCCTGGAAGCAAAGCTCACAAAGTACAAAGTATCCTCCCTAAGACTGAGCCTACTGAAGGTTAAGTTGACCACATTAAGCCTCCAGCAATTTGTCAATTGTAGTTTAGGTTTTCCTACCCTGGTACTAGTTCCCATGCAGGTCCCTGCTGTGAAAAATTTTGATTTTCTATATTTACTTATCTCATTTTGGGGAGTGGGGTTTCTCTGTGACCTCAGTTATCAGATGGATCTaagaagagttgttgattttCAGTTCAGTTTTTTATCTGTTTAGACAAAGCGATGACTTCTAAGTTGCTTACATGCTGGACCAGAAACTGGAAGCCTGCCCTACCTTCCTTCTCTGTTTACTTCTTTCCTGCCTtaaattttttaggttttttattgTGGTCAAAAGAATGCATAACATAAAATGTatccatcttaaccatttttaagtgtatatagTTCAGTAGTGTTAGGTATATATTCACATTGTCCAaccaatttttttatctttcagaaCTGAAACTTTATGCCCATTTAATAACAAAGCCCCATTTCCCTTCCCCCcaacaaccaccattctactttgtctctgtgaatttgTTCTAGACGTCACATGTAGgtgaaatcacattttattttgtatttgcttttgtgactatttcacttagcataaggtcctcaaggttcatccatgttgtagcatgtgtcagaatttcctaaCACTGAATATtttactgtatgtatatatcacattttgtgtATCCATTCATCCCTTTATGGGCATGGGTTGCGTCCACCTTTTGACTGACTAGTGGGAATGATGCTGTGAACATGGTGTGCAGGTCTGCTGGAGGTCCTGCTGTCAGTTATTTTTGGGTGTATACTCAGAGCGGAATTATTGGGTCATatgctgtttgtttttaattttttgaggaactgtctCACTATTTtccataatagttttattttcctgGGGCATTCCATTCCATATTTTTTATCAGCTCTTGAAAATTCTTAGCTAGTACCTCTTCAAATATTGTCTCTCCCCCATTTTGTCTAttccttccttttgtattgcttgTTAAAAGTTCCTTATTTTTTGtaccttttatattttctccttgTCAATTAAACTCTTGTTCACTTTTTCGGTCTTTATGCTGCcttttgtaatttccacatttctcTTAACCACTATACTCTCCATTTcctctgttattttatttacatttctcacaatttggttaattttaaaatcttctgaTCTTTGTTAATAGTATCTTGTTattgtttcctgtttttttttattacttttatgactttaaatattggaatgTACTTAATTTATGGTCTGTAACCTGTTTTACTTTGGTTTTATTTGTATAAACTTCCTTTGTTCAGTCACAGTAAGAGCGGTCCTTACGTGTTTCATAGTTTGGAACTGGGAGCTACATTCATTGGGACTTTATTTGTGGGAACTCTGGTGTGAACTCGGTGGGGAATCTCTTTCCAGACTGTTTTTGTTTACCTCTGGGAGATTTCTCAGGGATATTATCAGGTTGAGACCATGGGGTTAGATTCTCAGTGACAGCAGGTTATCCTAGACCATTCAGACAGTGTAAATTTGCACTGTGAACACAAGTGAAAGTAGGCCCAAGATCATAAGTTCTCTAGGCATACTGTCCTCCCTTTCTGCCTTAATAGAGCCCAGGtcctctgtcttcctatttttttcACTAGTCTGCTTCTTTCCCAGAAGCTATAGTTCTTAAAGACCTAAGGATTGTTTACTGTTTTGCTACCAAGATTTTCTCTGCATTATCTTAGAACAGTACTGGGAGAGAGATGGTAGGCACTGTTATCCTTATTTTACGACTAAGCAAAACCGAAACTGCTGTTTAATGATTTATAGAAAAGTTAACAACTCTTCTGAGATATTATGCAGGTGGCAGATGGCATTCTTCTGTGTCTTTTTGCCATGATGCCATTGGTGGCATTCTTCATTAGGCTAAAACTAGATACGAGCTCATTAGCCATAAAGAACCAGCCTTACCCTGCAGGTTCAttcagattcattcattcattcattcattcattcattcattcattcagcaaatcaGAGTACCTGCTATGTTTAGTCACAAGAGTCACATATGGGAGCTGGGAGCTGATGTGCAGATTTTATATTTGCTGCCTGATGTGCTTTGTGCTTTCCTTCTGTAGAGTGATAATGGTCTCCAGCTGCCAAAGAAAGTTGTGGATGCCAAGAGAAAGGTAACCACTTCTCATCCTTTCAAGCAGAACTGGATGCCTCTAGGAGCCCCCACTGGCAGTAGACATGGCCGAGTTTACAAACTACAAAGATACTGCCTCTAGTCGCCACCTGCGGTTTAAGTTACAGAGTCTGAGCCGCCGCCTTGATGAGTtggaagaagccacaaaaaacctccAGAAAGCAGAGGATGAACTCCTGGATCTGCAGGACAAGGTGATCCAGGCGGAAGGCAGCAACTCCAGCATGCTGGCTGAGATCGAGGCGCTGCGCCAGCGAGTTCTGAGAATCGAAGGCAAAGATGAGGAGATTAAGAGAGCAGAGGACCTGTGTCAGCTGATGAAGGagaagctggaggaggaggagaagctcaCCCGGGAGCTGAAATCGGAGATTGAGCGGCTTCAGAAGCGGATGGCTGAGCTGGAGAAGCTGGAGGAGGCCTTTAGCAGGAGTAAGAACGACTGTACCCAGCTCTGTTTGAGCCTGAATGAGGAGAGAAACCTGACGAAGAAAATCTCCTCTGAGCTGGAAATGCTCAGGGTCAAAGTGAAAGAACTAGAGTCTTCCGAGGACCGCCTCGATAAAACCGAGCAGAACTTAGTGTCCGAGTTAGAAAAACTGAAGTCATTAACTCTGAGTTTTGTAAGTGAGAGAAAATACTtgaatgaaaaggagaaagaaaatgagaaaataataaaagagctcACTCAAAAACTGGAGCAGAACAAGAAAATGAGCCGCGATTATACCAGGAATGCATCCAATCTCCTGGAGAGGAACGACCTGCGGATCGAGGACGGGATCTCCTCCCCGCTGCCCTCTAAGGAGTCCCGGAGGAAGGGCACGCTGGACTACCTGAAGCACGGGGAGAACGAGACGAGAAATAAATCGGAAAACGAAAAGAACCGAAATCAGGAAGACAATAAAGTCAAAGACCTTAACCAAGAGATTGAGAAACTTAAGACACAAATCAAACACTTTGAATCTTTAGAAGAAGAACTTAAGAAAATGAGGGCCAAAAATAATGATCTGCAGGATAATTACctaagtgaacaaaataaaaacaaactcttaGCCAGCCAGCTGGAGGAGATAAAGCTACAGATCAAGAAACAGAAGGAGTTAGAGAATGGGGAGGTGGAAGGGGAAGATGCTTTCCTGTCCAGCAAAGGCAGGCACGAGAGGACTAAGTTTCGGGGCCTTGGGGGTGAGGTATCGGTGTCCAAGCACACATCTCGGGAACTGTCCCCTCAGCATAAGCGGGAAAGGCACCGGAACAGGGAGTTTGCTCTTAACAATGAAAACTATTCTCTGAGCAATAGGCAGGTCTCCTCTCCCAGTTTCACCAGCAGGAGGGCAGCCAAAGCTTCCAACTTAGGGGCAGGTACAGACAGTGGAACTCAGGAGACAAAGAGAACTGAAGATCGATTTGCATCTGGCTCCTCTCAGAGTGAAGGGAAGAAGTCCAGGGAGCAGCCATCAGTGCTTAGCCGCTACCCCCCTGCTGCCCAGGAGCACAATAAAGTTTGGAAGGGCATGCCCAAGCCAAGTACTGAAGGGTTGAAGGGGAAAGTAGAGAAGACAACACGAACATTTAGTGATACCACCCATGGATCTGGTCCCAGTGACATATTGGGTAGAGCTGACAAGGCTTCCGACACCTCCGCTGACACCCTCTTTGGCCGAAGGGGGCAGGCGCCAAGCAGTGGCGGTCAGCTAGCTCAGGCCGCAGACTCCAGCAGCTCTAAGGCCCCCGGATCACTGGCCTCCTCTCGGAGATCTTCCTCAGAAGGGCTCTCTAAGGGCAAAAGGGCTGCCAATGGCCCAGAGGCCGAGACCACTTCCTCACATTCCAAGGCTCCACTTCTATCAAAGTATCCTTATAGTTCTAGAAGCCAAGAGAACATCCTTCAAGGTTTTTCAACCCCAAATAAAGAAGGAGTTGATCAGCCTGTAGCGGTTGTGATGGAAGACAGCAGTCAGCACGAGGCCCTGAGGTGTCGAGTCATCAAATCTGGTGGCAGAGAGAAGCCAGACTCGGATGACGACATGGACATGACATCTCTCGTTACTGCCAAATTGGTAAACACAACCATTACCCCGGAGCCAGAGCACAAACAGCAGCCCAACTCGAGAGAAAAATCCAAATCCCGAGGGGGCCTTAGAACCTCCCTGTTTGAGAATGATAAAGATGTTGGGACAGAAAATGAATCTGTGAAATCTGCCAGAGGCTCCGCCAATGCCGTGGAGTTCCCAGAGGCCAATGGGACTGGGGTAAAAAGTCAAAGGCCCTTCAGCCCCAGAGAGGCCTTGCGGTCTAGGGCTGTCATCAAACCTGTCATCGTTGATAAAGATGTGAAAAAAATCATGGGAGGGTCTGGAACTGAGGCCATGCTAGAGAAACAGAAATCCACCTCCAAACCAGGATCAAACAAAGTGACAAGCAGCATTACTATCTACCCCTctgacagcagcagcagcagcagccctagAGCCACCCCAGGTGAGGCCCTGCGGGAGAGGCACACATCCACCAGCAACATCCAGGTTGGGCCACCAGAGCTCACGTCAGTTAGCAACCATGTCAACTCCCCCTTTGAGCTCTCCATTCACAAACATGACATCACCTTTCAGTTCACAGAAGCGGAAAGAATGGGAGAGGGGACCCTGAAGAGCAGGCCGGACATGGTGGTTTCTCGGAGCAGCATTATAATCAAGCCGTCGGATCCTGTGGACAGGAATAGCCATGCACCCCCTGCAGAGACAATCAGGTGGAAAAGCCATAGTGCCCCTTCAGAGGGGAGCCCGGCAGATGCCAGGCATGTCACTGTACGGAATGCCTGGAAGAGCAGGAGAGATTTGAACTCTTTAGACGACCCCCCGACTCAAATTGGTAAAAATGCGGTATCTACCAATGCCTACACCCAGAGGTCTTCCACGGACTATTCAGACCTTGAACAGCAGAGATCATACCTTTTTGAGCAGGGTACTCAGAGGGTAGGAAACTCAGGGGATGCCCCTGAGCTCTCTTCCAGAAGGACCCAAAGTAGCCTCACTGTATCAGAGGTGCTCACTCGACGTAATCGGGTAGGAGATGCTGTCACGGCTGCAGCCTGGAACCACTTTGCAGGCATGGTAAGtcccactccccttcccctgcTGTCCCCCCAACACCCTTCATCTGTCCTTTTCTCCTCTGGCCCTCTGTCTTGGCCTGTTGACTCAGGATTATGGAGAGACCGTGGGGCTGGGAAACACTAGGTAGCTTAGATaactgttaaaaaaagaataaactacctTGAGGAATGTCTTTAACAGAGAAGCATGAAGTTCCAAGATTCTTCCCTCAAGTTGTCTCCTCCATTTGACTTTAGGTATGGTAGCCACACAAAAAGGAGATAGGGCCTCTGTTCTCTTGGTTTTCAGAGGGACCAAAAGAGCTCCCTGTCCAGTTCCACAGAGCAGCACCTAGGAGCACAAGCAGCTGTGGTTGCTGGGAAGCTCTGAGGAAGGGGGCAGCTCAGTGCCCTTTCTGTAGGGCAGAGACGGGAGCCTGGGAAGTGAGTTCTTGGCCGCCTCATAGAGAGTGGATCTTTGCCAGCCGGCACATAGCACTCTTACTCTGGGCCTGCTATAGGCTTTCTGCCTGGGCATCCTTTGCCCCAGATACCTGTTAAGCCCATTATATCATCAGTCTGAGAGCAGGGTTGGCTCAGGTAACTCATTACAGGATAGATAAACCCAGAAGCTCCTCCTTATTTGAGGGTCAGGCTGTTAGAACAGCATCTGAAGGGGAAACCCCTGGGAGTATCCTTTAGATGTGAAGCTTCTGATAATGACATTTTGTTTCTAGACACTGTTCTCTTCAAAAGGGGCAAGTGACTGTTAACTTGAAAAGCCCTGTAAGTGTTTACAGGGTACTTAAAGCACCTCCCCACCTACCTGTCTCATTCAGTCTCGCCAGCAGCCCTGTGGGCAAGCATTGCCCCAGAGAAAGTGCCTTACCCAAGGCCACTAAAGTGAATTACTGGAAGAACTGATTTGAGTGCAGTATTCCTATCCCTAGGTCCACTCTTGTACCCTGCCACCTGTCTCAGTCAGAATTGTTTTCTTTGATCTGCATTTGCTTGTGGGCACCaaagcaaaacattaaaaaggtGGACGTCTGGTAGAAAAGCAGTGGAGTGAAAGATGGATGTTTAGCGCTCTGAAGCTTGGCTAGCtgagagatgatgatgatgatgatgataaagatGACGTGGCCTGTGAGCTTGCTGGTGGTTGGTGGGAAGCAGGAAGAGCTGTCCGGCTTCCGTTTCAGCACACCTCCttgcctgcccaccagggaggtGGCTCTC
The Saccopteryx bilineata isolate mSacBil1 chromosome 3, mSacBil1_pri_phased_curated, whole genome shotgun sequence DNA segment above includes these coding regions:
- the LUZP1 gene encoding leucine zipper protein 1, which translates into the protein MAEFTNYKDTASSRHLRFKLQSLSRRLDELEEATKNLQKAEDELLDLQDKVIQAEGSNSSMLAEIEALRQRVLRIEGKDEEIKRAEDLCQLMKEKLEEEEKLTRELKSEIERLQKRMAELEKLEEAFSRSKNDCTQLCLSLNEERNLTKKISSELEMLRVKVKELESSEDRLDKTEQNLVSELEKLKSLTLSFVSERKYLNEKEKENEKIIKELTQKLEQNKKMSRDYTRNASNLLERNDLRIEDGISSPLPSKESRRKGTLDYLKHGENETRNKSENEKNRNQEDNKVKDLNQEIEKLKTQIKHFESLEEELKKMRAKNNDLQDNYLSEQNKNKLLASQLEEIKLQIKKQKELENGEVEGEDAFLSSKGRHERTKFRGLGGEVSVSKHTSRELSPQHKRERHRNREFALNNENYSLSNRQVSSPSFTSRRAAKASNLGAGTDSGTQETKRTEDRFASGSSQSEGKKSREQPSVLSRYPPAAQEHNKVWKGMPKPSTEGLKGKVEKTTRTFSDTTHGSGPSDILGRADKASDTSADTLFGRRGQAPSSGGQLAQAADSSSSKAPGSLASSRRSSSEGLSKGKRAANGPEAETTSSHSKAPLLSKYPYSSRSQENILQGFSTPNKEGVDQPVAVVMEDSSQHEALRCRVIKSGGREKPDSDDDMDMTSLVTAKLVNTTITPEPEHKQQPNSREKSKSRGGLRTSLFENDKDVGTENESVKSARGSANAVEFPEANGTGVKSQRPFSPREALRSRAVIKPVIVDKDVKKIMGGSGTEAMLEKQKSTSKPGSNKVTSSITIYPSDSSSSSSPRATPGEALRERHTSTSNIQVGPPELTSVSNHVNSPFELSIHKHDITFQFTEAERMGEGTLKSRPDMVVSRSSIIIKPSDPVDRNSHAPPAETIRWKSHSAPSEGSPADARHVTVRNAWKSRRDLNSLDDPPTQIGKNAVSTNAYTQRSSTDYSDLEQQRSYLFEQGTQRVGNSGDAPELSSRRTQSSLTVSEVLTRRNRVGDAVTAAAWNHFAGMEEGDDYTLSVYRRMHNSLERAEAPVKQGPSEPGRAHAEERLRPARPCAEEN